In one window of Nitrospira sp. DNA:
- a CDS encoding DUF2934 domain-containing protein, protein MLTPSPQDNKGQRRRTAMRTSATPSEAAGSSPASSVSTSHDLNALITQRAYERYAEHGYRHGCALEDWLEAEREILSQTPSGVTLS, encoded by the coding sequence ATGCTGACCCCATCCCCGCAAGACAACAAAGGACAGAGGCGACGGACCGCCATGCGGACATCGGCAACGCCCTCGGAAGCGGCCGGTTCATCACCAGCCTCGTCGGTCTCGACCTCCCATGACCTGAACGCACTGATTACCCAGCGAGCCTATGAGCGCTATGCAGAACATGGGTACCGACACGGTTGTGCGCTGGAGGATTGGCTTGAGGCCGAGCGCGAGATCTTGAGCCAAACTCCTTCCGGTGTAACCCTCTCTTGA
- a CDS encoding NTP transferase domain-containing protein — translation MDQQHPSPSRWAIVLAGGEGTRMQPLVHRWLGFNRPKQYCAFVGSRSMFQHTVDRAALVTAPEHIVAVVGRDHRDEILTQLQGRTIGQVIYQPRNCETAAGLFLPLTYIHARAPGATVVIFPSDHFIHPEDRFLAAVCRIAELAETMPDRLVLLGVRPDRLEMEYGWILPGAALSSPDDAPVCQVHSFVEKPDRIQAVQAFRHGALWNTFVFAARAELLWQVGTRCFPDVMRRFERLSSVIGRSQETAVLDAIYEDMPAYNLSTTLLQQATESAVVVELQDVLWSDWGQPARVAETLRRIGRIPAFPLECLDRPFAPEPLVGVSPEPTVQP, via the coding sequence ATGGATCAGCAGCACCCATCCCCTTCCCGCTGGGCCATCGTCCTTGCGGGAGGCGAAGGCACCAGGATGCAGCCGCTCGTTCATCGCTGGCTCGGCTTCAACCGGCCCAAACAGTATTGCGCCTTCGTCGGCTCCCGCTCCATGTTTCAACATACCGTGGACCGCGCGGCCCTGGTGACAGCTCCGGAACACATCGTCGCCGTGGTGGGGCGTGATCATCGCGACGAAATCCTGACACAGCTACAGGGGCGAACCATCGGACAGGTCATCTACCAGCCACGCAACTGCGAAACGGCGGCAGGACTCTTTCTCCCCTTGACCTACATTCATGCCCGCGCCCCCGGGGCGACGGTCGTCATCTTTCCCTCCGACCACTTCATCCATCCGGAAGACCGTTTTCTAGCGGCCGTCTGTCGTATCGCCGAACTGGCGGAGACCATGCCCGATCGACTGGTGCTGCTGGGGGTCCGACCGGATCGACTCGAAATGGAATATGGATGGATCCTGCCCGGCGCCGCGCTTTCTTCGCCGGATGATGCGCCAGTATGCCAGGTCCATTCATTTGTCGAAAAGCCCGACCGGATCCAGGCCGTCCAGGCGTTTCGCCACGGCGCATTGTGGAACACCTTTGTGTTTGCCGCGCGAGCCGAATTGTTGTGGCAGGTGGGGACGCGTTGCTTTCCCGACGTAATGCGCCGCTTTGAACGGCTCAGTAGTGTGATCGGCCGGTCGCAGGAAACAGCGGTGCTCGACGCTATTTACGAGGACATGCCCGCGTACAATCTGTCGACGACCCTGCTCCAGCAGGCCACTGAATCCGCAGTCGTCGTTGAGTTACAGGATGTTCTCTGGAGTGATTGGGGCCAACCAGCCAGGGTTGCGGAGACCCTACGTCGAATCGGTCGCATCCCCGCATTTCCCCTCGAATGTCTCGACCGTCCCTTCGCACCGGAACCTCTCGTCGGCGTCAGCCCTGAACCGACTGTGCAACCATGA
- a CDS encoding PH domain-containing protein produces MDENATGEKEPVLWEGGAAWSQFIWLYLIVGIMMLRVAFLVRSGMSGWSGWLVGAVTLLGIAAALRRWGRYVVTSRRVVLRNGWTGRDIQSIEYREILEIAIKQGPLADLMGIGTLVVRGRQDDATIRFPGVFDPEDVKQRIHAALAGRSA; encoded by the coding sequence ATGGATGAGAATGCCACAGGAGAAAAAGAGCCGGTCCTCTGGGAAGGTGGTGCGGCCTGGAGTCAATTCATCTGGCTCTATCTGATCGTGGGCATCATGATGCTGCGGGTTGCATTCCTAGTGAGGTCTGGCATGTCAGGATGGAGTGGCTGGCTGGTCGGCGCGGTCACGTTGTTGGGAATCGCCGCCGCATTGCGCCGGTGGGGGCGGTATGTCGTGACAAGCCGACGAGTCGTGCTGCGGAATGGCTGGACAGGACGCGACATTCAATCAATCGAGTATCGGGAGATCCTCGAGATCGCCATCAAGCAGGGGCCGCTGGCTGATCTGATGGGGATCGGGACCCTGGTCGTTCGAGGTCGGCAGGACGACGCGACGATTCGTTTCCCCGGAGTGTTTGATCCGGAGGATGTGAAACAACGGATTCACGCCGCGCTGGCGGGGCGATCGGCCTGA
- a CDS encoding nucleotidyltransferase family protein yields the protein MKTVKFREIADNPTASLSGESAILLNLARTPLNAEISPETCASIREDVNWSDLIIVSHNHGVLPLLYKQLHSLGSTVVPQHILDYVKVRYCSNALANFYLAQELLQLLNLFQSNQVAAIPYKGPVLAVSAYGSLNLRQFLDLDILVDWRDYDRSKKLLLSDGFQLSADCEWESHFISSSGGYCLDLHQGLTPRIFPYSIEFSNLWQRRSKMVLCGELVPTLSDEDSLLILCVQVAKDAWEKRSRLAKVCDLAQFLHEHPVLNWEWLLTEATRIGARGTLSFALTLAHDLLGIPIPAEISVRVGHDRSIASLVAQVRNEFIVQLYARASGSCRPVSISEQARFHSQLRERFRDKLPYHLEPLRRFLERLFIPNARDHSFLSLPEALHCLYGLIRPLRLVYDYLLHPLAQALRLSHRTNHQGE from the coding sequence ATGAAAACTGTTAAGTTCCGAGAAATTGCGGACAACCCTACGGCCAGCCTATCGGGGGAAAGCGCTATCCTTCTAAACCTTGCAAGAACTCCGCTCAACGCTGAGATCTCACCCGAGACTTGTGCCTCTATCCGAGAAGATGTGAACTGGTCCGACCTTATTATTGTCTCCCACAATCACGGTGTACTGCCGCTTCTCTACAAACAACTCCACTCCCTTGGCTCAACTGTCGTGCCTCAGCATATTCTGGACTATGTGAAGGTCCGCTATTGCTCGAATGCCCTGGCAAACTTCTATCTTGCGCAGGAACTGCTCCAGCTCCTGAATCTGTTTCAGTCTAACCAGGTCGCTGCTATTCCTTACAAAGGACCGGTGCTCGCAGTTTCGGCCTATGGCAGCCTGAACCTACGCCAATTCCTCGATCTGGACATCTTGGTTGACTGGCGTGACTATGATCGTTCAAAGAAACTTCTTCTTTCAGATGGATTCCAACTTTCGGCGGATTGTGAATGGGAATCGCATTTCATAAGTTCAAGCGGTGGTTACTGTCTTGATCTCCACCAAGGACTCACCCCGCGTATCTTTCCATACTCGATTGAGTTTTCGAATCTGTGGCAACGTCGCAGTAAGATGGTACTCTGTGGTGAACTAGTCCCCACTCTTTCCGACGAGGATTCGCTTCTGATTCTCTGCGTGCAAGTGGCGAAGGACGCGTGGGAGAAGCGGTCTAGGCTAGCGAAGGTGTGTGATCTTGCTCAATTTCTTCATGAACACCCCGTGCTGAATTGGGAATGGCTCCTAACAGAGGCTACGAGAATCGGAGCGCGAGGAACTCTTTCTTTCGCTCTCACGCTCGCTCACGACCTCCTGGGAATTCCGATACCGGCAGAGATATCAGTACGGGTGGGGCATGACCGGTCGATTGCATCGCTTGTGGCACAGGTGCGAAATGAGTTTATTGTGCAATTATACGCCAGAGCGTCCGGTTCATGCCGACCGGTTTCGATATCGGAGCAAGCCCGATTTCACTCACAGCTCCGCGAACGTTTTCGAGACAAGCTTCCTTATCATCTGGAGCCGCTCCGTCGCTTCCTCGAAAGACTCTTCATCCCTAACGCCAGGGACCATAGCTTTCTTTCACTCCCCGAAGCGCTTCATTGCCTCTACGGTCTCATCAGGCCACTCCGGCTAGTGTATGATTATCTCCTTCACCCCCTCGCACAGGCTCTTCGATTGTCGCATAGGACGAATCACCAGGGAGAGTGA